Proteins encoded by one window of Papio anubis isolate 15944 chromosome 7, Panubis1.0, whole genome shotgun sequence:
- the NSMCE3 gene encoding non-structural maintenance of chromosomes element 3 homolog: MTQHAVSADTARPFWGPAQAAALAGRRPTIPAAAACLLECSPVPVAGDMLQKPRNRGRSGGQAERDSDWSRGGNSGASRAGEDARAPRDRLAEEAPSTSRGPGGSQGSQGPSSQGARRSQAAPAVGPRTQKQQELKVSELVQFLLIKDQKKIPIKRADILKHVIGDYRDIFPDLLKRAAERLQYVFGYKLVELEPKSNTYILINTLEPVEEDAEVRGDQGTPTTGLLMIVLGLIFMKGNTIKETEVWDFLRRLGVYPTKKHFIFGDPKKLITEDFVRQRYLEYRRIPHTDPVDYEFQWGPRTNLETSKMKVLKFVAKVHNQDPKDWPAQYCEALADEENRARPQPSGSAPSS, from the coding sequence ATGACGCAGCACGCAGTCTCAGCCGACACTGCGCGCCCCTTCTGGGGCCCCGCCCAGGCAGCGGCCTTAGCGGGTCGCCGACCCACGATCCCCGCCGCGGCTGCTTGCTTGCTGGAGTGTTCACCGGTACCCGTCGCCGGTGACATGTTGCAAAAACCGAGGAACCGGGGTCGCTCTGGCGGCCAGGCCGAGAGGGACAGCGACTGGAGCCGTGGCGGAAACTCCGGGGCCTCGCGGGCGGGCGAAGACGCCCGGGCCCCCAGAGACCGCTTAGCGGAGGAGGCCCCGAGCACTTCCCGGGGGCCGGGCGGCTCGCAGGGGTCGCAGGGCCCCTCGTCGCAGGGAGCCCGCCGGTCCCAGGCCGCCCCCGCCGTGGGCCCCAGGACCCAGAAGCAGCAGGAGCTGAAAGTGTCCGAGCTGGTGCAGTTCTTGCTGATTAAGGACCAGAAGAAGATTCCCATCAAGCGGGCCGACATACTGAAGCACGTCATCGGGGACTACAGGGACATCTTCCCCGACCTCCTCAAACGGGCCGCCGAGCGCCTCCAGTACGTCTTCGGGTATAAGCTGGTGGAACTTGAACCCAAGAGCAACACGTACATCCTCATCAACACCCTGGAGCCGGTGGAGGAGGATGCCGAGGTGAGGGGTGACCAAGGCACGCCCACTACGGGCCTCCTGATGATCGTCCTGGGGCTCATCTTTATGAAGGGCAACACCATCAAGGAGACTGAAGTCTGGGACTTTCTGCGACGCTTAGGGGTCTACCCCACCAAGAAGCATTTCATTTTCGGAGATCCAAAGAAACTCATTACTGAGGACTTTGTGCGACAACGTTACCTGGAATACCGGCGGATACCCCACACCGACCCCGTGGACTACGAGTTCCAGTGGGGCCCGCGAACCAACCTGGAAACCAGCAAGATGAAAGTTCTTAAGTTTGTGGCCAAAGTCCATAATCAAGACCCCAAGGACTGGCCAGCGCAGTACTGTGAGGCGTTGGCAGATGAGGAGAACAGGGCCAGACCTCAGCCCAGTGGCTCAGCCCCATCCTCTTGA